The DNA window CGCCACGCGGCCATCCTGCGTGAGCACGAGCAGGCCCACGGAATCGATGTCGAGCCGGCCGGCGGGCACGAGGCTGCGCAGCTGCGTGGGGTGGAACTGCTCGGGCGACGGGTCGTCGGGCCAGTGGTTTTCCGGCTTGATCAGCGCCACGGCGGGCGTGTAGCCATCCTCGGCCTGGCCGCTGACATAGCCCATCGGCTTGTTGATCAGGATCGTCACGCGCTTGCTCTGCTCGGCGGCGGCCTGCCGCTCGACGGTGACTTTCTGGCTCGGATAGACTTTCGTGCCCAGTTCGGACACCACATTGCCATCCACGCGCACCCACCCTTTGGCGATCCATTCATCGGCTTCGCGGCGCGAGCACAACCCCAGTTCGGACATGCGTTTCGATAAACGCAACAATTCTTCAGACATTACAGACTCAGACTTTCAAGGCTTCCAGTAAATCGGTTTCCAGCTGCAGTTGCGTGCGCGCGCTCGCCAGCGACTGGCCGTCGACGATGAACACGTCTTCCACGCGCTCGCCCAGGGTCATCACCTTGGCGGTGTGCAGGTTCACGCGGTATTTCGTCAGCACGTTGGCGATCGAGTACAGCAGGCCGGTGCGGTCGTTGGCCGTCACCGACAGCAGGTAGTACTGGCCGCGTTCGTCCGAACGCAGGTCCACGGTGGGCTGGATCGGGAACGTGCGCGACAGGCGCGACAGCCGGCCGCGCACGGGCGGCTGCATCGGCGCCTGCTTCTGCAGCAGGTCGCACAGTTCGTGCTCGATCAGGTTGATGATGTCGCGGTAGCTTTTTGCAAAGCTCTGCTCCGTCACCAGGAACGTGTCGAGCGCGTAGCCGTGCTTCGTGGTGTGGATCTTCGCATCCAGGATCGAGAAATTCTTGCGGTCGAAGTAGCCGCAGATGCGCGCGAACAGGTCGGGCTGGTCCTTGACGTACACGGCGATCTGCAGGCCTTCGCCGATCGGCGCCAGCCGGCATTTCACCACCGGCTTCTCGCTGTCCAGCCGGTCGTACAGGGCGCGTGTCTGCCAGGCGATGTCGGAGGCATCGTGGCGCAGGAAATACGCCATGTCGAGCTGCTTCCACAGCGCCTCGTGCGCCGATGGCGGCAGGCCATACAGCCGCAGCGTGGCCAGTGCTTCCTGCTGGCGGTTCTTCAGTTCGCGATCGGCCGAATGCGGTTCGCCGCCCAGCACCCGCAGCGTCATCTTGTACAGGTCTTCGAGCAGCTTGGCCTTCCAGGCATTCCACACCTTCGGGCTGGTGCCACGGATGTCGCACACCGTCAGCAGGTAAAGGCCGGTGAGGTGGCGTTCGTCGCGCACGGCCTTCGCGAACGCTTCGATCACGTCCGGG is part of the Pseudoduganella lutea genome and encodes:
- a CDS encoding pseudouridine synthase, which produces MSEELLRLSKRMSELGLCSRREADEWIAKGWVRVDGNVVSELGTKVYPSQKVTVERQAAAEQSKRVTILINKPMGYVSGQAEDGYTPAVALIKPENHWPDDPSPEQFHPTQLRSLVPAGRLDIDSVGLLVLTQDGRVAKHLIGHDTDIDKEYLVRVEYTKPGKLPDADLKKLNHGLWMDGKPLLPAKVRWQNEDQLSFTLREGKKRQIRRMCDMVGLKVVGLKRVRIGKVKLGDLPVGQWRYLAPDERF